One window of the Fibrobacter sp. UWR4 genome contains the following:
- the ispD gene encoding 2-C-methyl-D-erythritol 4-phosphate cytidylyltransferase, whose amino-acid sequence MDKKFAVVLPAGGLGKRMGGNIPKQLMLLGGKPVYRYCLETFLQMDEIAEVVMAVPADWKSHFENELFGSAADKNCASLTPEMRAKLKIVVGGAERWQSVENGVNALTSSAEYVLVHDVARPFISREIILDVCRTLVEKGACLVAKPAVDTIKIAVDGQVQKTIDRNTVWMAQTPQAARIDVLKTLYKRIAAEPLNFVPTDEASILEFFGEPVYIVKGAAMNDKLTTPEDFERFATFAHFY is encoded by the coding sequence ATGGACAAGAAATTTGCAGTGGTTCTCCCGGCCGGTGGCCTGGGCAAGCGCATGGGCGGAAACATTCCCAAGCAGCTGATGCTTTTGGGCGGCAAGCCTGTTTACCGTTATTGCCTTGAGACGTTCCTGCAGATGGACGAAATTGCCGAAGTCGTCATGGCCGTACCTGCCGACTGGAAAAGCCATTTTGAAAACGAGCTTTTCGGATCGGCAGCAGACAAGAACTGCGCCAGCCTCACTCCAGAAATGCGGGCCAAGCTGAAAATTGTTGTGGGCGGTGCAGAACGTTGGCAGTCCGTAGAAAATGGCGTCAACGCACTGACGAGTTCTGCGGAGTACGTTCTCGTACATGACGTTGCCCGCCCCTTCATCAGCAGGGAAATCATTCTTGACGTTTGCCGCACTCTTGTGGAGAAGGGTGCTTGCCTGGTGGCAAAACCCGCCGTAGATACCATTAAAATTGCCGTTGACGGACAAGTCCAGAAAACCATCGACCGCAATACCGTATGGATGGCCCAGACCCCACAGGCCGCCCGCATTGACGTACTTAAGACTTTGTACAAACGAATTGCCGCAGAGCCCCTGAACTTTGTCCCCACCGACGAGGCTAGCATCCTGGAATTTTTTGGCGAACCGGTCTATATCGTGAAGGGCGCCGCCATGAACGACAAGCTGACCACCCCCGAAGATTTCGAACGTTTCGCAACCTTCGCCCATTTTTATTAA
- a CDS encoding type II toxin-antitoxin system RelB/DinJ family antitoxin, with protein sequence MAESVAICENILQNASECITLSENGGLSMALSTISARIETKDKERFDKFCENVGLSTSSALNLFVKAVLRENRIPFEISLPDPFYSESNMKFLEESAAAYKAGKVVVKTMDELEAMADE encoded by the coding sequence ATGGCTGAATCTGTCGCAATTTGCGAAAATATCTTGCAAAATGCAAGCGAATGTATTACATTGTCGGAAAATGGAGGTCTGAGTATGGCTCTTTCTACAATTTCCGCACGTATCGAAACAAAGGACAAGGAACGTTTCGACAAGTTCTGCGAGAATGTGGGGCTGTCTACGTCCTCTGCCCTCAACTTGTTCGTCAAGGCGGTTCTCCGTGAGAATCGCATCCCTTTCGAAATTTCCCTTCCGGATCCCTTCTATAGCGAAAGCAATATGAAGTTCCTTGAGGAAAGTGCTGCTGCTTATAAGGCGGGAAAGGTTGTTGTTAAGACGATGGATGAGTTGGAGGCGATGGCGGATGAGTAA
- a CDS encoding sodium:alanine symporter family protein — MEAFTAFLDTIDGYVWGIPLIVVILFVGLLLTVRLGCLQVVNLPNALRYMLHNEKGGQGEVSSFGALCTALAATIGTGNIVGVATAIGTGGPGALFWMEMAAFFGMATKYAEGVLAVKYRKMDKDGKVLGGPFYYIETGLKERFGWNMKWLAVLFAIFGVCAGVMGIGTITQVNGITSAMARLTPNAAEFVNIGGNSVSITTAIAGVLVTAFSAFVIIGGLKRIAKVSTYIVPVMAILYILACMLLLMMNFAAIPEAIQTIVRAAFNPSAVTGGVVGTIFIAMQKGIARGIFSNEAGLGSAPIAAAAAKTNEPVRQGLVCMTGTFFDTIIICTMTGLAIVVSGAWDPKLGLEGVNITMEAFSRGLAFFPGGATIAPYFLAIALVFFAFTTILGWAYYSEKCLQYLIGGKKKKAILTYRWIYVAAIFIGPYLTVSAVWTCADIFNGLMAFPNLIALILLSGIVALETKDFLDRLHSGQVGE; from the coding sequence ATGGAAGCTTTTACCGCTTTTCTTGATACCATCGATGGCTATGTTTGGGGAATTCCCCTCATTGTCGTCATTCTGTTTGTAGGTCTGCTCCTCACAGTCCGTCTGGGCTGCTTGCAGGTGGTGAACCTCCCCAACGCCCTGCGTTACATGCTCCACAACGAAAAGGGCGGCCAGGGCGAAGTCTCTAGCTTCGGCGCTCTCTGCACCGCTCTTGCCGCAACCATCGGTACCGGTAACATCGTGGGTGTTGCAACAGCCATCGGCACCGGCGGCCCCGGCGCTCTCTTCTGGATGGAAATGGCAGCCTTCTTCGGCATGGCCACCAAGTACGCCGAAGGCGTTCTGGCTGTGAAGTACCGCAAGATGGACAAGGACGGCAAGGTTCTGGGCGGTCCCTTCTACTACATCGAAACAGGCCTTAAGGAACGCTTCGGCTGGAACATGAAGTGGCTTGCAGTGCTCTTCGCCATCTTCGGCGTCTGCGCAGGCGTCATGGGCATCGGCACCATCACCCAGGTGAACGGCATTACCAGCGCCATGGCACGACTCACTCCCAACGCCGCTGAATTCGTGAACATCGGCGGCAACTCCGTCAGCATCACCACCGCCATTGCTGGTGTTCTGGTGACAGCATTCTCCGCATTCGTCATCATCGGCGGTCTGAAGCGTATTGCCAAGGTTTCTACCTACATCGTTCCCGTCATGGCAATCCTCTACATTCTTGCCTGCATGCTCTTGCTCATGATGAACTTCGCTGCAATCCCCGAAGCCATCCAGACCATCGTCCGCGCCGCATTCAACCCCAGCGCTGTGACCGGCGGTGTGGTAGGCACCATCTTCATCGCCATGCAGAAAGGTATCGCCCGCGGTATCTTCAGTAACGAAGCTGGTCTCGGTTCCGCACCCATCGCAGCTGCCGCCGCAAAGACCAACGAACCTGTACGTCAGGGTCTGGTTTGCATGACCGGTACTTTCTTCGACACCATCATCATTTGTACCATGACCGGCCTTGCCATCGTGGTTTCTGGTGCCTGGGACCCGAAGCTGGGTCTCGAAGGCGTGAACATCACCATGGAAGCTTTCTCCCGCGGTCTCGCATTCTTCCCCGGTGGCGCAACCATCGCTCCCTACTTCCTGGCAATCGCCCTGGTGTTCTTCGCATTCACCACCATTCTGGGCTGGGCCTACTATTCTGAAAAGTGCCTGCAGTACCTGATTGGCGGCAAGAAGAAGAAGGCCATCCTCACCTACCGCTGGATTTACGTTGCAGCAATCTTCATCGGCCCCTACCTCACCGTAAGCGCCGTGTGGACTTGCGCAGATATCTTCAACGGCCTCATGGCATTCCCCAACTTGATTGCCCTGATTCTGTTGAGCGGCATTGTGGCTCTGGAAACCAAGGACTTCCTGGATCGCTTGCATAGCGGCCAGGTAGGCGAATAA